A stretch of the Acyrthosiphon pisum isolate AL4f chromosome A2, pea_aphid_22Mar2018_4r6ur, whole genome shotgun sequence genome encodes the following:
- the LOC100161542 gene encoding serine/threonine-protein phosphatase 2A 65 kDa regulatory subunit A alpha isoform, translating to MAATTLPSGEPAPEDTSLYPIAVLIDELKNEDVQLRLNSIKKLSTIALALGVERTRVELIPFLTETIYDEDEVLLALAEQLGNFTNYVGGPDFAYTLLPPLESLATVEETVVRDKAVESLRQIAVLHSPTDLENHFVSLVIRLASGDWFTSRTSACGLFSVCYSRVNPMIKSELRNFFRNLCQDDTPMVRRAAAGKLGEFAKVVELDSLKNDLIPMFSSLAQDEQDSVRLLAIEACVSIASLLTHEDVNDLVMPTLRLCTSDSSWRVRYMVADKFTELQKAVGPEITRIDLVPTFQSLLRDTEAEVRAAAANKVCDFCRNLCPPVASGALLNDPNAAQTSNAVDSIIMTSILPVVKGLVADTNQHVKSALASVIMGLSPILGKQRTLDHLLPLFLTQLKDECPEVRLNIISNLDCVNEVIGIQRLSETLLPAIVELAEDPKWRVRLAIIEYMPLLASQLGVQFFDDKLNSLCMTWLTDHVYAIREAATLNLKKLVEKFGAEWAQTSVIPKVIVMARDPNYLHRMTFLFCINELAEVCGPEITAKTMLPTVLSMASDSVANVRFNVAKTLQKIGPIVAQSAAVKSQIKPVLDKLNTDTDVDVKYFAAEAMSIIACN from the exons ATGGCTGCGACTACATTGCCGTCCGGTGAGCCCGCACCCGAAGACACATCGCTGTATCCGATCGCTGTGCTCATAGACGAATTGAAGAATGAAGACGTACag ttGCGTTTGAATTCTATCAAAAAACTGTCTACAATTGCTTTGGCACTTGGTGTTGAGCGCACTCGAGTAGAGCTTATTCCATTTTTAACTGAAACTATTTATGATGAAGATGAAGTATTGTTAGCATTGGCTGAGCAATTGGGAAATTTTACCAATTATGTTGGAGGACCAGACTTTGCATATACactattg CCTCCTCTGGAATCATTGGCCACAGTTGAAGAAACAGTTGTTAGAGATAAGGCAGTTGAGTCACTACGTCAAATAGCAGTGTTGCACTCTCCAACTGATCTTGAAAATCACTTTGTTAGTCTTGTTATTCGTCTGGCGTCTGGTGACTGGTTTACATCACGTACATCTGCTTGTGGTTTATTTTCGGTTTGCTATTCTCGTGTCAATCCAATGATCAaat cTGAATTACGCAACTTCTTCCGTAATTTGTGTCAGGATGATACTCCTATGGTGCGAAGGGCCGCTGCAGGAAAATTGGGTGAATTTGCAAAAGTTGTTGAATTGGATTCCTTAAAAAATGATCTTATACCTATGTTTTCATCACTTGCTCAAGATGAACAG gATTCTGTCCGTCTTCTGGCTATTGAAGCTTGTGTTAGTATAGCCTCATTGCTTACACATGAAGATGTGAATGATTTAGTGATGCCAACTTTGCGCTTATGTACTTCAGATAGTTCTTGGAGAGTACGATATATGGTGGCTGATAAATTTACtgag TTACAAAAGGCTGTTGGACCAGAAATTACTCGTATTGACTTGGTACCGACTTTTCAATCATTGTTACGTGACACTGAGGCTGAAGTGAGAGCGGCAGCTGCCAATAAAGTGTGTGATTTTTGTCGTAATCTTTGTCCTCCTGTTGCTTCTGGTGCTTTATTAAATGATCCAAATGCTGCACAAACTTCAAATGCAGTTGATTCCATTATCATGACATCAATTCTACCTGTCGTTAAAGGACTAGTTGCAGACACTAATCAACATGTTAAATCAGCTTTAGCATCTGTAATAATGGGCTTATCTCCAATTCTTGGAAAACAAAg aACTCTTGACCATTTGTTACCATTATTTTTGACTCAGTTAAAAGATGAATGCCCTGAAGTACGTCTtaacataatttcaaatttggattGTGTTAATGAAGTAATTGGAATTCAACgg ctctCTGAAACACTTTTACCTGCTATTGTTGAACTTGCTGAGGATCCTAAATGGCGGGTTCGTTTagcaataattgaatatatgcCGTTATTAGCAAGTCAACTAGGTGTACAGTTCTTTGATGATAAACTCAATAGTTTGTGTATGACTTGGCTTACTGAtcatg tgtATGCTATACGAGAAGCTGCTACATTAAACTTGAAAAAGCTAGTGGAGAAATTTGGCGCAGAATGGGCCCAAACATCTGTTATACCAAAAGTCATAGTTATGGCTAGAGATCCAAATTATTTACACCGAATGACATTCTTATTTTGcattaat GAGCTCGCTGAAGTATGTGGTCCAGAAATAACTGCTAAGACCATGTTACCAACTGTATTATCTATGGCAAGTGATAGCGTGGCTAATGTACGTTTCAATGTAGCCAAGACACTTCAAAAAATTGGACCAATTGTTGCACAATC tgCTGCGGTGAAATCTCAAATAAAACCAGTTTTggataaattaaatacagataCAGATGTAGATGTCAAATATTTTGCTGCGGAAGCTATGTCAATAATTGCGTGtaactaa